The Pyrenophora tritici-repentis strain M4 chromosome 2, whole genome shotgun sequence genome window below encodes:
- a CDS encoding TolA, Membrane protein involved in colicin uptake, with product MQMQLQTLQPQQMQMAMPQMAVMAPPPPPPPPPQPDPKEEGMLSKLEKLLMGKAEEDEKAAEQARKDAELAKFSRLENLLIAQQEAKIEKERAKKEAAEKAAIEAAEAKKRGDEDKLAKLEQLILAQKDEQLKREAATEAARAAEKAAADAEAARIAEEKRAAAEKAQIMVEAAEKAREEAEKKAAAEAEEIRKAHEKAREEAEKKAAAEAEELKKAHEKALADAKAAEEETKKEHEKAMADAKAAAEELEKAKKAAEEEAAALKPSDAPKAPIKFKDAVGRKFSFPWNLCNTWKGMEELIKQAFLHVDVIGPHVHEGHYDLVGPDGEIILPQVWETMIQPDWAITMHMWPMPEPPPPPPPEPKEAFPPPPPPPPDAQMFMSSHLPLKVQVPPPPGAMPPPPPPPPGADGAMPPPPPAVVVVPSGGGSSGSSSRKKTAPSPFFRWAAGSVPARKDTKKKK from the exons ATGCAAATGCAATTGCAGACTCTACAGCCGCAACAGATGCAGATGGCTATGCCCCAAATGGCAGTCATGGCGCCACCTCCACCcccgcctccaccaccacagCCCGATCCAAAGGAAGAGGGGATGCTCTCGAAACTCGAAAAGCTCTTGATGGGCAAAGCTGAAGAGGACGAGAAGGCTGCAGAGCAGGCCAGGAAAGACGCAGAGTTGGCCAAATTCTCACGTCTGGAGAACTTGCTCATCGCTCAGCAAGAAGCAAAGATCGAAAAAGAGAGGGCCAAGAAGGAGGCTGCCGAAAAGGCCGCAATAGAGGCTGCAGAGGCAAAGAAGAGGGGCGATGAAGACAAGCTCGCCAAGCTTGAGCAGCTTATTCTCGCTCAAAAAGATGAACAACTCAAACGCGAAGCTGCCACAGAAGCAGCCCGTGCAGCAGAGAAAGCAGCAGCAGATGCTGAGGCAGCCCGCATTGCAGAAGAGAAGAGGGCCGCAGCCGAAAAGGCCCAAATTATGGTCGAGGCTGCGGAAAAGGCGCGTGAAGAGGCTGAGAAGAAGGCTGCTGCAGAAGCAGAAGAGATCAGAAAGGCTCATGAAAAGGCGCGTGAAGAAGCGGAGAAGAAGGCTGCGGCAGAAGCGGAAGAGCTCAAAAAGGCTCATGAAAAGGCTCTGGCAGACGCCAAGGCTGCTGAAGAAGAAACAAAGAAGGAACACGAAAAGGCTATGGCGGATGCTAAGGCTGCCGCAGAAGAGTTGGAAAAAGCGAAAAAGGCTGCTGAGGAGGAGGCTGCTGCACTCAAGCCATCTGATGCTCCCAAAGCCCCGATCAAGTTCAAGGACGCAGTGGGCCGCAAGTTCAGCTTCCCCTGGAACCTGTGCAATACCTGGAAG GGGATGGAGGAACTCATCAAGCAAGCCTTCCTCCATGTCGACGTCATTGGCCCACATGTGCATGAAGGTCACTACGACCTCGTGGGCCCAGATGGAGAGATTATCCTGCCTCAAGTTTGGGAGACCATGATTCAGCCTGACTGGGCCATTACCATGCACATGTGGCCAATGCCGGAGCCtccaccaccgccaccaccgGAGCCCAAGGAAGCGTTTCCTCCTCCACCGCCACCTCCACCAGATGCGCAGATGTTCATGTCCAGCCATCTCCCACTCAAAG TGCAAGTGCCTCCTCCTCCTGGAGCTATGCCTCCCCCGCCCCCACCACCGCCAGGTGCCGATGGCGCCATGCCTCCCCCTCCACCTGCCGTCGTGGTTGTGCCCAGCGGAGGTGGCAGTTCCGGAAGCTCTTCCCGCAAGAAGACCGCCCCATCGCCTTTCTTCCGATGGGCTGCTGGTAGTGTTCCTGCCCGGAAGGATACCAAGAAAAAGAAATGA
- a CDS encoding NAD-binding-10 domain containing protein, whose product MTTFAILGATGNCGTALLELLLSSTDVKIKAYCRSKDKLFRLVPAAADNSRVEVFTGSILDADLLSKAMWGATAVFLTASTNDNVPGCHISQDLASTVIKALQSWRSSGKEHPPIPKLLQLSSATIDPWLSRKNPWVNAIVRRSAFHVYRDLELSEKILRANEDWVTTIYIKPGGLSVDVQRGHKLTLDEEESFVSYMDIAGGMIEAAQDPDGRWDNKNVGVVNANGKAKFPSGTPKCI is encoded by the exons ATGACGACTTTTGCGATCCTTGGCGCTACAGGCAACTGTGGAACCGCCCTTCTCGAACTCCTTCTTTCTAGTACAGATGTCAAGATCAAGGCATACTGCCGCAGCAAGGACAAGCTTTTCCGCCTAGTTCCTGCCGCCGCCGACAACTCCAGGGTCGAAGTCTTTACCGGCAGCATCTTAGACGCCGATCTGCTCAGCAAAGCCATGTGGGGAGCAACCGCAGTCTTTCTTACGGCTTCCACAAACGACAACGTCCCCGGCTGTCACATTAGTCAGGACTTGGCCTCCACTGTCATCAAGGCGCTCCAGAGCTGGAGGTCTTCCGGCAAGGAACACCCGCCTATCCCCAAGCTTTTGCAACTATCTTCTGCCACCATCGACCCGTGGCTTAGCCGCAAGAACCCTTGGGTCAACGCCATCGTCCGTCGATCCGCCTTCCACGTTTACCGTGACCTCGAGTTATCCGAGAAGATCCTGCGCGCGAATGAGGATTGGGTCACTACTATTTACATCAAGCCCGGCGGGCTGTCGGTCGATGTACAACGCGGCCACAAGCTTACACTCGACGAGGAGGAGTCTTTTGTTTCCTACATGGACATTGCTGGAGGTATGATTGAGGCAGCTCAGGATCCTGATGGTCGCTGGGACAACAAGAACGTTGGTGTTGTCAACGCCAACGGCAAGGCCAAGTTCCCCTCTGGCACTCCAAAGTGCATC TAG
- a CDS encoding scytalone dehydratase produces MSTFATEKRPAPEDIIGCQAAAFEWTESYDTKDWTRLAGCVAPTLYLDYTSVLNKKWESLPAPEFIALASSPHFLGNALIKTQHFMGQTRWILHSDEEIRGHHQMRVAHQRFKDDEMNEVACVGHAHGAAIVHYKKVEGVWKFAGLEPDIRWSEGEYARIFAHE; encoded by the exons ATGTCTACTTTTGCAACTGAGAAGCGTCCAGCGCCTGAGG ACATCATCGGCTGCCAAGCCGCAGCCTTTGAATGGACAGAAAGCTACGACACTAAAGACTGGACTCGTCTCGCAGGCTGTGTCGCACCCACCCTCTAC CTCGACTACACCTCCGTCCTAAACAAAAAATGGGAATCCCTCCCCGCCCCCGAATTCATCGCCCTCGCCTCCTCCCCCCACTTCCTCGGCAACGCCCTAATAAAAACCCAACACTTCATGGGCCAAACGCGCTGGATCTTGCACTCCGACGAAGAAATCCGCGGCCACCACCAGATGCGCGTTGCGCACCAGCGGTTTAAAGACGACGAGATGAATGAGGTGGCGTGTGTGGGACATGCGCATGGGGCGGCGATTGTGCATTATAAGAAGGTTGAGGGGGTATGGAAGTTTGCTGGGTTGGAGCCGGATATTAGGTGGAGTGAGGGGGAGTACGCGAGGATTTTTGCTCATGAGTAG
- a CDS encoding PepN, Aminopeptidase N: MCKHFGTEGQSSIDITKGREVLPTNVKPLHYDLTLEPDFGNFTYQGTVTIDLDVVDDTTSITLNTNELKISSAKVTTGQQVVTDSPTLTSNNDAQTTKVSFDQSIPSGRKAQLTMAFSGILNDNMAGFYRSSFKAEDGSTTYMATTQMEPTDARRAFPCFDEPALKAKFTVTLIADEKMTCLSNMDVASEKQVDSAVSGGKRKAVTFNPTPLMSTYLLCFIVGELNYIETNNFRVPVRVYAPKDRDIEHGRFSLELAAKTLAFYEKTFNSPFPLPKMDMIAIPDFSAGAMENWGLITYRVVDVLIDEKVSGAAVKQRVAETVQHELAHQWFGNLVTMDFWDGLWLNEGFATWMSWYSCNIFYPDWKVWEGYVTDNLAGALSLDSLRSSHPIEVPVKRADEINQIFDAISYSKGSSVIRMISKYIGEETFMEGIRQYLKKHAYGNTETGDLWAALADASGKDVGKVMDIWTKKVGFPVVTVTEGTGSIHLKQNRFLRTADVKPEEDQTLYPVFLGLRTKDGVNEDLTLFDREADFKLKDLDFFKLNADHSGLYHTSYTPERLGKLGVAAKQGLLTTSGILSLLDSFKSESEFVVWGEITGRIGSLRGAWMFEDQEVKDALKKFQLELTADKAHELGWSFKDTDGHIEQQFKGLMFGAAGIAGDEQITKACFDMFEKFKAGDKSAIHPNIRGSVYAIVLSNGGKEEYDVVVNEFLNAATSDERNSALRSLGRAKSPELIQRTLAMSLSDQVKGQDIYLPISALRSHPEGCYALWTWVKDNWEELERRLPPSLSMLSSVVSITTSSFTHREHIKEIEEFFKTKSTKGFDMSLSQSIDAISAKAAWLERDSEDVKSWLREHKYLQ; this comes from the exons ATGTGCAAACACTTCGGTACTGAAGGGCAATCGTCCATTGACATTACCAAAGGCCGCGAGGTGTTGCCTACAAATGTCAAGCCCTTGCACTACGACTTGACCCTGGAGCCAGACTTTGGCAACTTTACCTACCAAGGCACCGTCACCATCGA TCTAGATGTCGTTGACGACACCACATCCATCACCCTAAACACCAACGAGCTCAAGATCAGCTCGGCCAAGGTCACTACTGGCCAACAAGTCGTCACCGACTCTCCCACTCTTACCAGCAACAATGATGCTCAGACAACAAAAGTCAGCTTTGACCAAAGCATTCCCAGTGGCAGAAAGGCCCAGCTCACCATGGCTTTCTCCGGCATCCTGAATGACAACATGGCCGGCTTCTACCGCTCATCCTTCAAGGCCGAGGACGGCTCCACCACATATATGGCAACAACACAGATGGAGCCTACGGATGCCCGGCGCGCATTCCCCTGCTTCGACGAGCCCGCCCTCAAGGCAAAGTTCACAGTCACGCTCATTGCCGATGAGAAGATGACATGCCTGAGTAACATGGACGTGGCATCTGAAAAGCAAGTCGACAGCGCAGTCTCGGGAGGAAAACGCAAAGCAGTCACCTTCAACCCCACACCACTCATGTCGACCTACCTCTTGTGCTTCATTGTCGGAGAGCTCAACTACATTGAGACCAATAACTTCCGTGTCCCCGTACGAGTGTATGCACCAAAGGATAGGGATATTGAGCATGGCCGTTTCTCTCTCGAGTTGGCTGCCAAGACGCTGGCATTCTACGAGAAGACATTTAACAGCCCATTCCCCCTGCCCAAGATGGATATGATTGCCATTCCCGACTTCAGTGCCGGTGCCATGGAAAATTGGGGTCTCATCACATACCGTGTTGTGGATGTACTAATCGATGAGAAGGTCAGCGGTGCGGCTGTCAAGCAGCGCGTAGCCGAGACCGTGCAACACGAGCTCGCACATCAGTGGTTCGGCAATCTGGTAACCATGGACTTTTGGGATGGCCTGTGGCTTAACGAAGGATTTGCGACATGGATGTCATGGTACTCATGCAACATCTTTTACCCGGACTGGAAGGTCTGGGAAGGTTACGTGACCGACAACTTGGCAGGCGCACTTTCACTCGACTCGCTACGTAGCAGTCATCCTATCGAGGTACCCGTGAAGCGTGCCGATGAGATCAACCAGATCTTTGATGCCATCTCGTACTCCAAGGGTTCAAGTGTCATCCGTATGATCTCAAAGTACATTGGAGAGGAGACCTTCATGGAGGGCATTCGTCAATACCTCAAGAAGCATGCATACGGCAACACAGAGACAGGTGATCTTTGGGCAGCCCTGGCTGATGCTAGTGGTAAAGACGTTGGCAAGGTCATGGACATCTGGACCAAGAAGGTTGGCTTTCCGGTAGTGACTGTCACCGAGGGCACAGGCTCTATTCATCTCAAGCAAAACCGCTTCCTTCGCACCGCCGATGTCAAACCGGAAGAGGACCAGACCCTGTACCCAGTCTTTCTCGGTCTGCGAACCAAGGACGGCGTCAACGAGGACTTGACGCTCTTTGATCGCGAAGCCGATTTCAAGCTCAAGGACCTTGACTTTTTCAAACTCAACGCAGACCACTCTGGTCTTTACCACACGTCATATACACCAGAGCGTCTAGGTAAACTTGGCGTCGCCGCAAAGCAGGGTCTATTGACT ACGTCTGGTATACTCTCACTGTTGGACAGCTTCAAGAGTGAATCAGAGTTTGTAGTATGGGGAGAAATCACCGGTCGCATTGGTTCGCTGAGAGGCGCATGGATGTTCGAGGACCAAGAGGTCAAGGATGCATTGAAGAAATTCCAGTTGGAGCTCACTGCAGACAAGGCTCACGAGCTGGGATGGAGCTTCAAGGACACAGACGGTCACATTGAGCAACAGTTCAAGGGCCTCATGTTTGGTGCTGCTGGTATCGCTGGTGACGAACAAATTACCAAGGCATGCTTCGACATGTTTGAGAAGTTCAAGGCGGGCGACAAGTCTGCCATTCACCCTAACATCCGCGGTAGCGTATATGCGATCGTTCTGTCAAACGGTGGTAAGGAAGAG TACGACGTGGTGGTGAATGAATTCCTCAACGCCGCTACGAGCGATGAACGCAACTCAGCTCTCCGTTCGCTTGGTCGTGCGAAGTCACCCGAGCTCATTCAGCGCACACTCGCCATGTCTCTTAGCGACCAGGTCAAGGGCCAGGACATCTACCTACCCATCTCAGCATTGAGGTCGCACCCAGAGGGTTGCTATGCGCTCTGGACTTGGGTCAAGGACAACTGGGAAGAGCTTGAGAGGCGGTTGCCTCCTAGCTTGAGCATGCTAAGCTCCGTTGTATCCATTACCACGTCTAGCTTCACTCACCGCGAGCACATCAAGGAAATTGAGGAGTTCTTCAAGACCAAGAGCACCAAGGGCTTCGACATGTCGCTATCTCAGAGCATTGACGCTATCAGCGCGAAGGCAGCATGGCTCGAGAGGGACTCTGAGGACGTCAAGTCTTGGCTGCGCGAGCACAAGTACTTGCAGTAG
- a CDS encoding CYT1, Cytochrome c1, whose amino-acid sequence MLARSALRTARTAGAAARNATNKPASRFASTSSSAEGAGSAWKNNALPAAATIFAIGSTAWYWQLYGRNVDAMTPAEEGLHPTQYPWEHEKWHKTFDHGALRRGFQVYREVCASCHSISRVPYRAVVGKFMTVDEAKALAEENEYDTEPNDQGEIEKRPGKLSDYMPSPYKNDEAARAANNGALPPDLSLMVKARHGGCNYIFSLLTGYPEEPPAGAVVPEGLNFNPYFPGTGIAMARVLYDDLVEYDDGTKASTSQMAKDVVEFLNWTAEPEMDDRKKMGWKVLAVTSVLFAISVWVKRYKWAPLKTRKIIYQPPQNKSILGHVPKPNNSGKTNQ is encoded by the exons ATGTTGGCTCGCTCAGCACTGCGTACCGCACGCACCGCCGGCGCCGCGGCTCGCAATGCCACCAACAAGCCAGCTTCG CGCTTCGCCTCGACATCTAGCTCCGCCGAGGGAGCTGGCTCCGCATGGAAGAACAACGCCCTCCCCGCTGCCGCCACCATCTTCGCGATCGGTTCGACTGCCTGGTACTGGCAACTCTACGGACGCAATGTTGATGCCATGACTCCTGCGGAAGAAGG TCTACACCCGACTCAATACCCATGGGAGCACGAAAAGTGGCACAAGACATTTGACCACGGCGC TCTCCGCCGTGGTTTCCAGGTCTACCGCGAGGTCTGCGCATCATGCCACTCCATCTCCCGTGTCCCCTACCGAGCCGTCGTCGGAAAGTTCATGACTGTCGACGAGGCCAAGGCCCTTGCCGAAGAGAACGAATACGACACCGAGCCCAACGACCAGGGCGAGATCGAGAAGCGCCCCGGAAAGCTGTCCGACTACATGCCCTCACCCTACAAGAATGACGAAGCCGCCCGCGCTGCCAACAACGGTGCTCTGCCTCCGGATCTATCACTCATGGTCAAGGCCCGCCACGGTGGCTGCAACTACATCTTCAGCTTGTTGACCGGCTACCCCGAAGAGCCACCCGCGGGTGCTGTTGTCCCAGAAGGCCTCAACTTCAACCCCTACTTCCCCGGTACCGGTATTGCCATGGCCCGTGTGCTTTACGACGACTTGGTCGAATACGATGACGGCACCAAGGCGTCAACTTCGCAGATGGCCAAGGACGTCGTCGAGTTTTTGAACTGGACTGCTGAGCCAGAGATGGATGACCGCAAGAAGATGGGCTGGAAGGTGCTGGCAGTCACCAGTGTCTTGTTTGCTATCAGTGTCTGGGTCAAGAG GTACAAGTGGGCACCACTGAAGACACGAAAGATTATCTACCAGCCACCACAAAACAAGAGCATTCTCGGCCATGTTCCCAAGCCAAATAATTCAGGCAAGACGAACCAATAA
- a CDS encoding phosphatidate cytidylyltransferase — MSQDIVPPESRADVEGEELEPLRRSPHPYLRHRDQIRRHSPNRSDDLIPQEQTPYGTEDDTMHEDDGRKRRRPTSQSPSESGTEADDEGCSLVKALPAPPLRPHKGLRDPRAYGPEEWAATPLLTPTQIDDEGRRFSDRFLNNKGMRKGDIYHTDEEARVARQKYLQRRRNELLRRTTETILLAGIVVLAVHGCACWARLLEWHRGLHPIRYMLGYVDTDLAELLTHVAVLAAVLGLYPLRLMYYSWKNQSRLKLGQRIHLPAAFDPATMLYPPVLPVLIAISLFPSSPKLLLPNLLLGLAALPARVIPFKSSVLGYSPLHWLLSILPLIAAGSTIIPSWPLASKPYRLELPPGQQDLDPELLVTLFPLYQALLPPLYYLTTTSLLPTELHLLSIGLINLFLFSESPQAIILMVLLWLGGLGVFLLCGKVLKWGVALARIPRWRLRRAGQVIRARQNFLQVLNQSLGAKNRGNSKGRMSDSDADDDEAMPLHKTKSLKLNILDSVRGNRESTKGTEPQSAVEAAKPDSLNLHDSTEGRPSLGRKRRNTLPVLTAEDHTSQHRYANRRRTTSIAQSYLSLTPSQATARQWLYAGYFYVVVVGLILGPIRYAIGKYALHDHEPFGWAIGYLFGNIPDVRWKVFTWNLDWWIPLPARLDSEASFNYGEELPVAQYVRQVMLGEANTRLVLCIYCAGTILVGLISVFSLSAVVEVDTRRKVFHGTMVAMLLPTMYVDPCFVALALALVLAIFILLDLVRASQLPPLSKPIARFLTPYVDGRDLRGPVVVSHMFLLIGCAIPLWLSLAGVERKGDSPWQEWDVKDRDVSMVAGVVCVGMGDAAASLVGRRYGRRKWPWAGGKSLEGSVAFAVAVTVGLVFGKAWLWAGWGHGQATNGWALETAVTVGKAALCAAGASLNEAVLTGGNDNVIVPVILWVLVRGVRL; from the coding sequence ATGTCGCAGGATATAGTGCCACCAGAGTCGCGCGCAGACGTGGAGGGAGAAGAGCTCGAACCGTTGCGCCGCTCTCCGCACCCATATCTGCGCCACAGGGACCAAATACGCAGACACTCACCAAACCGAAGCGATGACCTAATTCCTCAGGAACAGACGCCGTACGGAACCGAAGATGACACGATGCACGAGGACGACGGCAGAAAGCGCCGGAGACCGACATCGCAGTCACCCAGCGAAAGCGGCACCGAGGCAGACGATGAAGGCTGTAGCCTTGTGAAAGCGCTACCCGCTCCACCCTTACGACCGCACAAGGGCCTTCGCGATCCGCGAGCCTACGGGCCAGAAGAATGGGCGGCGACCCCTCTCCTGACCCCAACGCAAATCGACGACGAGGGGAGGAGGTTCTCGGACCGCTTCCTTAACAACAAGGGAATGCGCAAGGGCGACATATATCACACTGATGAGGAAGCGAGAGTCGCTCGACAGAAATACCTACAACGGCGGCGGAATGAGCTTCTTAGGAGGACTACTGAGACTATTCTCCTGGCTGGCATTGTGGTCCTTGCAGTCCATGGATGCGCATGCTGGGCCAGGCTGCTCGAATGGCACAGAGGTTTGCACCCTATCAGGTATATGCTGGGCTATGTTGACACTGATTTAGCAGAACTGTTGACTCACGTGGCGGTTTTGGCGGCCGTCTTGGGCTTATATCCTCTTCGTCTCATGTACTATTCATGGAAAAACCAATCGCGTCTCAAACTTGGTCAGCGAATACATCTACCAGCAGCCTTCGATCCAGCAACCATGCTCTATCCTCCAGTGTTGCCCGTCCTCATTGCAATATCACTCTTTCCCTCATCACCGAAGCTTCTTCTGCCGAACTTGTTGCTTGGATTAGCCGCATTACCGGCTAGGGTAATTCCTTTCAAAAGCTCAGTCTTGGGCTACTCACCGCTACACTGGCTTCTTTCTATTCTGCCTCTGATTGCAGCAGGAAGCACTATCATCCCTTCTTGGCCACTTGCATCGAAACCATACAGGCTCGAGCTGCCGCCGGGACAACAGGACCTGGATCCAGAGCTATTGGTCACACTGTTTCCTTTATATCAGGCCCTTCTACCCCCGCTATACTACCTTACTACAACAAGTCTCCTACCCACCGAGCTCCACTTACTCTCCATTGGGCTCATCAACCTCTTTTTATTTTCCGAATCGCCACAGGCAATCATACTCATGGTATTGTTGTGGCTGGGTGGACTCGGCGTGTTCTTGCTGTGCGGCAAGGTCCTTAAATGGGGCGTCGCACTTGCACGCATCCCACGTTGGAGGCTCCGACGCGCCGGACAGGTCATTCGAGCGCGTCAAAACTTTCTACAGGTGCTGAACCAGAGTCTAGGGGCAAAGAACCGTGGAAACAGTAAGGGAAGGATGAGTGACAGTGAtgccgacgacgacgaagcCATGCCTTTGCACAAGACCAAGAGCCTGAAGCTCAATATTCTAGACTCTGTACGTGGCAACAGGGAATCTACAAAGGGTACAGAGCCGCAATCAGCGGTCGAAGCTGCAAAACCGGACTCGCTGAATTTACATGACAGCACAGAAGGAAGGCCGAGTCTTGGACGTAAGCGCAGAAATACACTTCCTGTTCTTACAGCCGAGGATCACACGTCACAACATCGATACGCAAATCGAAGGCGCACGACATCTATTGCACAGTCTTATCTATCGCTTACACCTAGCCAAGCAACAGCAAGACAGTGGCTTTATGCTGGCTACTTCTATGTCGTGGTTGTCGGCTTGATACTTGGACCGATCCGATATGCTATCGGCAAGTATGCTTTGCATGACCATGAGCCGTTCGGATGGGCAATCGGCTACCTATTTGGAAACATACCGGATGTGCGGTGGAAGGTATTTACATGGAACCTGGACTGGTGGATTCCCCTACCCGCAAGACTGGATTCCGAAGCCTCATTCAACTACGGTGAAGAGCTGCCAGTCGCGCAATATGTTCGCCAAGTCATGTTGGGGGAAGCGAATACGCGTTTAGTGCTATGCATATATTGTGCTGGCACCATTCTTGTCGGCCTTATTTCAGTCTTTTCTCTATCTGCAGTTGTCGAGGTCGATACTCGGCGCAAGGTCTTTCACGGCACCATGGTGGCCATGCTGCTGCCGACCATGTACGTGGACCCTTGTTTTGTCGCGCTGGCTCTGGCGCTTGTACTGGCGATTTTCATCCTACTCGACCTAGTTCGTGCTTCGCAGCTACCTCCGCTGTCCAAGCCCATTGCCAGATTCCTCACGCCATACGTCGATGGACGCGATCTACGCGGGCCTGTGGTGGTTTCGCACATGTTTCTTCTCATTGGCTGCGCGATACCGCTTTGGCTCTCACTGGCAGGCGTGGAACGGAAGGGAGACTCGCCATGGCAGGAGTGGGATGTCAAGGACCGGGATGTCAGCATGGTCGCCGGAGTAGTCTGCGTAGGCATGGGTGATGCAGCCGCGTCCCTTGTCGGACGCCGCTACGGACGTCGCAAGTGGCCGTGGGCGGGGGGAAAGTCGCTCGAGGGATCCGTAGCTTTTGCAGTCGCCGTCACTGTGGGGCTTGTCTTTGGCAAGGCATGGCTATGGGCGGGCTGGGGACATGGTCAGGCAACGAACGGGTGGGCGCTGGAGACAGCGGTCACGGTGGGCAAAGCGGCTCTTTGTGCAGCAGGTGCGAGCCTCAACGAGGCGGTGCTCACAGGCGGCAACGACAACGTGATCGTGCCCGTCATACTATGGGTACTTGTGAGAGGGGTCAGGCTGTAG